tcatgactaagtcctcacactaggacatctgccgtgacaaaaccacgacaccttccttctccttcctcattCAAAATCGGCTGACCCGAATTTGAAATTCAGCTGACCGACATGTAGCTAAACTGATAAAGTAAAGTAAATGATACCTTTGATTATTATTTTTGAACAGGATACCTCTGACTTGTTTATGTGAAGCAGCAGTACATGTGCGTACACAATCTCCTGATTGATTCGGTTCTACACatacacaacagccttgggctgACTGATCTTTGTGACTACCCGGAACACACAAGCACGCACGTACACGTATACGCCAAATCGATTAGATAGTTAATCGGCCACGTCTTGCCTTTGTTTCCATGCTATCGTGTCTCATAGAGTCCATAGCAATTTGCAGATGTCTGTTTTCTCATCACCTAGATAGGAATCATTCGGCAGCCAGCTCCGGGTATGTGTAAGGTTTGCATATATATTAATTGTTGTGGTTGGATATAAGGAGTTGAGGTGGGACCAGTTCATAACCGGAGAACCCTCCATTAAGACACAAACATATTGTAGCTCCTCTGACCGCAACACGTTGACAGCCTGCCTGATAGATGGTCTCATTTTGATGTCAAGTTGGGAACACCAGAGCCCAACAATCATCACGTCACATGTCCTGATGATATCACACATCCAGATCGAAATGACCATACACCATCATCTCTTACGGAAGAACACACTCTCGAAGGTTTTTGCCCTGCAGTTTGCTACAGcttttattcttcttcttttcaGTTTTCACCAGCAAGCAAACAAACACTGAAGCGAGCAACCATGAGCATGATTTCAGTTTTCACCAGCAAGCAAACAAACACTGAAGCGAGCAACCATGAGCATGAGCTACTCGCTGACTGATCAGCCTCCGTGCCCGTATGGCTTCTGGTTGATGCAGGCCACGTTGCGGCCGAGCCGGACACGGAGCAGGCGGCAGTACCTCTTGTAGTACCCGACCCGGTCCCTGCCCTGGGGCGTCCCGTGACGCTTGCCGCACGCCAGCCCGCCGCTGATGATGTTGGTGGTCATGCCGTACCCGGGGAGCCTCCCGGCGCGACGGCCTCCAGCCGCCGGTCATCACGGCGTGGCACGACGGCATCTTCTGCGCCCCATGTCGCGGCGTCATCCAGAACCAGATGGCCGTCTTGAAGGCCACCACGGGGTCGGTCGACACCAGGTCCGGCCTCCCCAGCAGGCAGGTCCAGCCCCAGCGCGTCCCCGGCTCGACGGAAGTTGTGCTCACTGTGCATGCATACACAGCACGGTGCGTGCAGTGTGATTAAAATCATCACGAACCAAGCGCCAAGTGAACGAGAACAGGGAAGAAGAAAGGAACTTACTGAGTGAGTTGCATGGGGCCTCGCCCGTAGTACCGATCGCCGGCCGGACTCCGCTGCTTCACCCAGCAGTAACCTGCGCGCATGCACGGGCACGTAGGTACAGCGACGACATCACGCATGGCAGCAATCGTCGGAGTATACATGCACACGCGTCGACAGAAAGGTAGAAGAGGATACATACCGGTTGTCTCGTGGGAGGTCTGCGCGAAGAAGGCGGCGAGCTCCCGGCGGCGGGTGGCCTGGTCGCCGGTGGTGCCGAAGCCGCGGAACGTGCTCGCGGCCTCCACGAACGCGTCGTAGGTGTAGAAGGCGCCACCCTCGcacccgccaccgccgccgtcgccgtggtGGCCCTGCCTCAGCATGGAGTAGAACGTGTCCCGCGTGACGATCGACGCCACGCTGCCGCTGTCCCTGGACGGCCGCGGCCAGCAGCAGCGCCGCGCCGGCGAGAGCGAGAAGCCCGAAAACCCTCATGCTCCTCACACCTGAGCGAAAACTAGAGTCTAGAGGAGCCTGGATTTGTAGCGATCGCGATGAAGCAAAGGTAGGTCGTGATCAGGTACAGGGTTCGCACATGGCCTGAAAGTTGCACGCTGCGGAGAGTGGACGGATTGGCACGTCGGTTTTCGCGGATTTGGGCTGCGAGACGCCGTTGCTGGAGCCCTGGTGTTCCCTCGGATCGGTGAATGGGTGAATGCAACGCAATGGCGCGCGCAATGCTCTACTGGAAATCCATCTGAATCGACATATATGGCAATGTGATGTGGATCGTGGCAAGGCTTTGCACATGCTCTGGGTTCCTTGGGAGAATCGTTGGGTCGTGGTCAGTACACACTGCTGCCAAGGACGATGCACTGATTGCTACGGAAGTAATTTTGCTGGCTTGGAGTGTGCTACGTAACCTATTGGAGCCACACGGAGCCTCATGTTCCTGTGTGAAATCGGTGCATCTGTTCCTCACAAATGTACAACTTCACAAATCGGACTCCATGCTTGAAACCATGAATTTTGCTTGGGGTTTAGCCTAAACACCAAAGTACCGAGAAGCGGGCGAGAATCTTTTTATCTTCCATATGTTCTGCCTAGCCTCGGGGACGGATTGGAAAAAAGTTGCGCACAGTGGACCTTGGATTTTCCGAGGTTTTGGCGTGATCATCGAGGATTATGACATCGATCGCTCTGGATCTGGACGGGTTTTACGTCTGGGCACAAACCCATAAAGCGTCTGACTTATATCGCCACAAAACAGTAGCAGGCCAACTTGCTCGTCGAACCGGGCGCCCATCCAACATAGATGTATGAGGGCTCGTGTGTTGACCTCTAAGCCTATGAGCCGCTTCACCCCTGACTGTTGAAGGAGAAGGCCGACGCCCGTGTCTCTGTTTTCTCTTCTGTTCCTTTTGTTAACTCTCTGAAGATAAATTCCCCTCTCTTTTCTGTTCCTTTTATTAACTCTCTGTCTCCGTGTCTCTGTTTCATACAAGGGCATGGTCTCTGGTTTAGTAGAGCATTAACATAAATCAACAAGTGTCAGAAACTAATCGATCAAACAGCACACCATATCGATAGGAGGATACACACCCGCTGCTTCAACTTGAACCGTTCCGGGACGAATGGTCGCGCCATGGCGGACAATTTTGACTGGCACCATGGTTGTCGGTCGGGCCATGGCGCTCCCTGCCGTTGCCCGTGGGCCGTGGTGgtcttttttgttttttgttttttgagggaATACATCATCTGTTGTCGAGGAGACGTGGTGAGACGATTCTCTCAGGCCGGATGACTGAAAAAATGGTTCTGATCGACGGTCAGATTTGATGACTTGACTGTTCCGTCATATCCGTACTCCTTTATGGTTTTTCTTCATTTTTGTCTAGTCTAGCTATAAGACAATGACTTGGTAGGAAAAGTTGGAACCAATACTACCAGCCCCACAGGATTCCTAGGCGGCTGGGCTTTGCATTTCCACACAGAAAACACAACAGATAGAGGAAAAGGCAAACATTTTTTTTTCGAGCATGGAGAGGAAAAAACAAACATCGCTGTACCAATCAGTGCACCGCGTTTTGACCAGGCCCATGCACGCAGAGATTAAATACGACTGTTGCTTCGTCGCAGAAAATTCATGAAGAAGAAAGAAATGTCATAGTAGCACGCAACAATAAATCCGGAACAGCATTTTCACATCACACTCCATCCTCCCTCAGACTCCACACCTTGGCGGATGCGGCTCTCTGAGCTGCTGACTCTCGCCGGCGCCGCGCTGCTCTGCATCGGCGTGGCCAGCGGGCAGCAGCCGGCAGGCAGCGTGCCGTCGACCGTCACGCGGGAGGCGTTCGATTCCATGCTGGGCGGCCGCAACATGAGCGGGTGCGAGGGAGGCGCGTTCTACACCTACGACGCGTTCCTGGCGGCGGCCAACTCGAGCGTGTTCCGCGGCTTCGGCACCACCGGCGACGACGCGACCCGCCGGCGGGAGCTCGCCGCCTTCTTCGGGCAGACCTCCTTCGTAACCACCGGTTACTGCTACGTGAAGGCGGTGAACCGAGCGAGCGCGCCCTACTACGGCCGAGGCCCCATACAGCTGACGACGTACGTGAGAAATCTTCACTCTGTTTCTGGTATACTTGACACTGGATCTGTACCCTGTTTTTCCTTACAAGATGAGGTTCAATTATTCGCGATGAATGAACTTCAATTATTCGGCAAAATTTGATCTAAAAAAGTTTCGTACTACTAATGCACAGTTTATAATCGCAGCGAGGACAATTACCGGCAGGCAGGGAGGGCGCTGGGGCTGGACCTGCTGCGCAACCCGGACCTGGTGTCCACGGACCCCGTCGTCGCCTTCAAGACGGCCATCTGGTTCTGGACGACGGCGCCGGCGCCGAGTACGTCGTGCCACGCGGTGATGACCGGCGGCTGGACGCCGTCCGCCCAAGACCGCGAGGCCGGGTTGCTCCCCGGGTACGGCATGACCACCTACATCCTCAACGGCGGGACGGAGTGCAACCAAACCTCCGCGGCGGCCCAGGACAGGGTCAACAACTACTACAAGAAGTACTGCGACATCCTCCAAGTGGGGTATGGCGACAACACCTTCTGTCAGAACGACGAGCTGGCTCAACCGCCATCGTCGTCTCTGCATCCTCCTCCTCCAGGAACCCCAGGAGGTCAGTAGCCGTCTCTTTTAGTTCTTTACATGCTTGGAGGAGCTAGCTAGACCTTGCACATGTTGCATCGAGATGCTAGTCCAATGTCATTCTCCGATTTTCTTTCCACAGAACCATCGCCTCCACCACCGTCAAGGAGTGTTCTGATCGGCGTCTCTAGTTCAATCTCCCTCTTGATCATTATTGGCTCCTTGATCTGTTTCATTTTATGGCGGCGGCGAAAGCAAGCTGAAATCCACGAGGAAGCAATGGAGCATGGGTCGGAAGAGGGTAACCTCTTCGACGTTGATCAGGCCATGGAAGACGATTTCGAGAAAGGCTCCGGGCCCAAGCGGTTTCGTTACAAGGATCTGGTCGTCGCCACCGGCAATTTCTGTGATGAGAACAAGCTCGGACAAGGAGGCTTTGGCTCCGTGTATAGAGGGTTTCTGAATGAATTGAACCTTCAAGTTGCTATCAAGAGGGTCTCCAAGGGCTCCAAGCAGGGGAGGAAGGAGTACGCCTCTGAGGTGAGGGTCATAAGCCGGCTCCGGCACAAGAACCTCGTGCAGCTCATCGGCTGGTGCCACGAAGGCGGCAATCTGCTCCTCGTCTACGAGTTGATGCCCAATGGCAGCCTCGACGGGCATCTCTACGGCGCCAATAACGTCGTGCTCCCATGGTCTGTAAGGTATGTCTACCCGCCCATCATAGAAAAAGCATGAGCACCGCAAATGTATCACTCTCCGATTGCTTTGCCCTTAAGATCGATGATAATTAACcatgtgatatttccaccacaaATGTATTCTGATTCTCCGATTCCGATAGCTTTGCCCTTAACATCAATGATCATTAACCATGTGATGCTCTATTTCCTTTGTCTTCAGACACGAGATTTTGCTCGGATTAGGCTCGGCGCTTCTCTACCTACACCAGGACTGGGACCAATGCGTCCTGCACAGGGACATCAAGCCAAGCAACATCATGCTAGACGCGTCGTTCAAGGCCAAGCTCGGCGACTTCGGGCTCGCCAAGCTCGTCCAGCACGGCCGAAGATCACTGACGACAGATTTCGCAGGCACGATGGGGTACATGGACCCGGAGTGCATGACCACCGGCAAGACCAATCCCGAGTCAGATGTGTATAGCTTCGGCGTCGTCCTCCTCGAGACTGCTTGCGGCAGGCGGCCTGTGGTGGTAGCTCAGCGGGAGGAGGACGCAGTCCACCTAGCTCAGTGGGTCTGGGATCTGTATGGCAAGGGGAGGATTCTGGACGCCGTTGACGAGCGATTGGGTGGAGAGTTTGATGCCCAGGAGATGGAGCGTGTGATGATTGTTGGGCTCTGGTGTTCTCAGCTCGACTTCAAAATGAGACCGTCTATCAGGCAGGCTGTGAACGTGTTGCGGTCAGAGGCGCCCCTCCCAAGTCTCCCTGCGCTGATGCCGGTTGCATATTACATGCCTCCAGCTGGTACACAAAGTTTTACATCTTCGTCTGTAACAACTGGCAGCAGCGGTGGCACTTCTACATCTTCGGTGGTAGCATCAGCGCGACCACCACCCAGTCAACATTGATTGTAGAATTTTTCTATGACACGCTTGTTCTGGAACGTTTATTTATGTGCTGAATTGATGAGAAATTTATGAATCAATTTATGTAGAATAATCATAATCTATACCTACTAAGAAATGAAGAAACCCTTCTTCCTTCCTATTTTTCCAGGAGATGGAGCGGGTGATGATTGATTGTTGGGCTCTGATGTTCTCAGATTGACTTCAAAATGAGACCGTCTATCAGGTAGGCCGTCAATGTGTTGTGGTCAAAGACGCCCCTCCCGAGTTTCCCGATAGTGATGCCGGTTGCATATTACATGCCACCGGTTGGCACACGAAGTTTTATTTCTTCGTCTGTAACAAGCGGTAGCAGCAGTGGCACTTCTATGTCTTTGGTGGCAGCATCAGCGCGACCACCACTCAGTCAACATTGAATGTAGAATTTTTCTATGACAAGCTTGTTCTGAAATGTTTATTTATGTGTTGAATTGACTAGAAATTTATGAATTAACTTATGTAGAATAATCATAATCTATACCTACTAAGAAATGAAGAAACGcttctgtagcgacccgacctcagacggtcaagtctctgtgcttaagtgtcatctctgaatcggtatgctgacacacacagtactcgaggatttataacagaagtaaatcacatgtataattAACGTAAATATTattattacctcaatccatatagcggaagtatcGATAAgattgtggattcccatcaataccaacggcaaagttgagtgtagacatcgtaaccctaatGTATCACTTGCTCGttgtaagaatcctgcaacatgagacgttgcagccacaaagggtcagtacattgaatgtactggcaaattcacaccataggataatgatgaataaaggctatcactacatgcatatatggctggtggaggctctgggtttatttttgcataaagccaaattttccctacatcaaagaatatattttatttatctacaaagttggttgataaatattgagaaggttcctccaactcaatccccaAAATAATAGTTATAACCCAACAacttaattaagtaaagtgatgagatcaatatgataatcCAATAACCAGATATTCAGGATGTCCATAACGGGGGACacactaaccatgattagtttgtacactctgcagaggtttgcgcacttttttccataagactcgatctcctccgttggatttctcgcactgcatggtgtttgagaaacggatgaccgagacacagtctttcagaagcactaactctttactctgggtggacagttacacctactttccctctacatctgctagcccaccactgaaagaggtcatgcaacatactcaactatgctagagcccataatagtttgtggctgcacacggaagtttctaacatgaataatcttatgatccctttgagcctgggtggcgaaccgtaggatgatcacacgggtactccgggatatcctaggacaacactggattctccaggtgccgaaaccaacaatccacccagatgtgtattaaagttgccaccttaagttgaaccattaaataataactctcacatctgtcatgaatcactcaaccaatccacgtctacgagcttAGCAGAGTAGTatgagcataacgtagaagtaactcccaaggtttaaatgcaggacaataggttcgtacctcatcaactacttcccaatacccacatgttatcaagtcctaaccatgcagtattcaagggttgaaactaatgcataaaactgggtatgaaagggatatgatcaaagtgtgaacttgccttgtactgttgatgtagatgattcgcactcataactcctgatagttctactcgtcacactccggtcaatctatcgtgagcaagcaattgcatacataagcactcatgcaaaagaatcgaagaaaagatctcggaaagcttcgaaaacaagcaatttactcttgcaacataaaacaatttcgaacagtaccaaaattgagtgaatttggccttatcagaaagtttaggtcaagtgCTTCGATTTGcgaaaataatcaactcaaacggagttataagactcaagttacgatcaaaagaagattcaaattcaaatctgtttgaattcaaattttaaactttcaaaaacatgtttaagttgcttatctggatagaggggatcataacgaagaagtgggtgttggtttcgttggatttggacaaacgagtaaaaagttacgAGCGTTgcaagatcagggactaatctgtaaaaacAATCGCGAATAGGTCCCTGAcgtgaaaaaaaagaaaaaaaagaatttTTTTAAACGGGCCGGCGGATCGGGCGTAAAATTGGAGGTGGGTCCAAGGCGGCGAGGCGGGCTGGAAGCGGACTCTAGCCGGAGTCGGTCACATATTTTTTTTATAGAGTAAAATTgtaaagaaaaaaaaataaaactattatATATCGTATTATATATCAGAATTTTCAGGAAAAGATTTTCTAcgtcatgaacatttttctagagtcaaataaaatccataaaaattcaaataattcaaacagtgctactgctataataaaatccagtaaaaatcattttaaaaataccaaaataatttcaaacccatttttctccaattttctaatgtagggaatcattttaccctaatttccatatattttatttttgtagAAAAAATagtttgaataaaacccaaataactccaaaatGAAAATAATTCGATAGGGACTTTTAAATTGgattctttgaaactcccaactcatatttcatatgttttgaagaagtcattttatcttctctcatgaaaatcattgatttgcttaaagtttctgaattggaaaatatttccaaaaaaaaattcaaatcttttcataacccttttcatttatttaaatggaagaagtcatgtcatcttctctctagggttttgtaatGAAGTAGATTTGAATTCATGGAAATCAGAAAGCAAAGATgcaagtttgggaaagtcctattattccctctcatttaactttcaaaaagtttcaaatttcactcaatttcacacaagcaatcaaacaatcaatcaaaactatctatttgatataacattccaaaatttagaattttgggatgttacaaacctaccacccttaaaatgaatctcgtcctcgagatttggagaggctagcaagaaataggttaggtttgggggtcttctcaaaatccaccGATCATCccagggggtctggggtgctaccacccttagaagcatggttatggttccatcaaaactcatatactccatccttattcttgacagtGTCTGTCTTCTCATATCCTCgagaaaattccttctctgggctcttccggtagtggcataacctttacctCGATTCTTGTGTCTTTTTTttatcttggtaaggttattccgagactagtcttcttagctgacgggtctggcgccaatactaaacaactattgatatctcatggtggtcaacaatttatggtttttcccgcaggaaatgggtctgggcttcATTCTCATCGTATGACCTACAAttggcaacagctgccttgtacaagggaaaatacctataccattctaaggttaaACAAGTTTTAATATCgccgtctctctactataggcaagtcactcagatttaccatcccacatagcaaagcgaataataagagtaagtcggtatggtgatcaatccatcccgcacccaaatcattaccctgtatatggtttagcgaatctcgcattctaacactcggtcatcctcaccagcattgcagaatttctcttgtcgtcAAACCAAGTTCGGATGAATCCATTGATTCTTCATGCCAAACAAatatctatcgttccttcacaactctcaggttttgcgttactcctataaaatcgtcAGTGGGTAAGGTCGTAATCTCTTCCAGgttttttccttcagcaagagtgtgcttgctccttggcaggtcctggggcctgtgggttatggcccatctcatcacttgtaaaccttaaactcatcatcggggcaacagatcattattccaacatccagcttcctagcattcttaaatacatccaattgtactgtctcccttccttctattggtgCCAAACTAAAATGTGATTACTCAAACTCATCACGgggttacaattgctccatatttccaacatcatacctcctttatactccaatagtacttcatcccttcatactcttggggtatcccacatatcgagataaagctcatacttattttgtccgtactccacttcgtggaacatcattatctcTTCCAGGGGTCAAGGGttctcacagggtactaccacccttaaaatgcccCAGTTcctccatagaccatatttctcatatcctcgaaaatggtcaaaatctttcttcatagagtaacaactcataaaatccaaatcagtaccaacgatgctaacttcattgattctcaaattatttcaatctcctgcatttccattacatgcctcagcTCAACACCTCAAAACCAAGGAGTTGTTCCCACTACTTCTACTATACTTCTCACAGACACAACTAATTATCACCagtctccttctccttgggacaatctctggcaaagtgccctgcttcattacaacgaAAACATATTACTTCCGACAAGTCTTGTggtttcctttttgggcaaccgctgaagtagtgccctgactccttgcacctgaaacaggtgatatgactcggGTCCTTCCTGgtatccaatctacttctcttcctggacttttccgttccaatcagggcttctatttcctttgggtcatactctacttcctctgtcagGAATTCTGCTAGATCCCCGTTCTGACAATTCAGGGAGATgcgtccttcttctccacatgaatagcaagacttggtgcagggtttaattgggtttccttcgggtgtgtcctccacctcttccttcatcacggGTTCTTCTAAattttccatgagggctcctttcattgcttctttcttctactggatggttctttgtaccatagggtaaatgtgacactgagcagggtagtggttAGTCCCTTCACACCAGAAACAAGTAATCTGcttagttgggcattcttcagatgggtgactttcttcacaatgagggcattcatccttgtgttccttatggttatGCCCTATTTTCTCCACAGAGCTTGCATGCATAAagtttcttcatatcatttccataaggcttcaatttctgggacacaaaccAAGACTTTAGCAAAGtaaacttaaattctttccaagtggttactccttgccatccattgatgttttggtacatcctccaccaagtagcagcacctctttcaaagcactgaagagcatgatgggtcatatcctttccggctatagtgttaATCTTCatatgatcctccatgttctgaatccatcggtctgtcTCCAATTGAG
This genomic window from Aegilops tauschii subsp. strangulata cultivar AL8/78 chromosome 4, Aet v6.0, whole genome shotgun sequence contains:
- the LOC109756471 gene encoding L-type lectin-domain containing receptor kinase IX.1 yields the protein MRLSELLTLAGAALLCIGVASGQQPAGSVPSTVTREAFDSMLGGRNMSGCEGGAFYTYDAFLAAANSSVFRGFGTTGDDATRRRELAAFFGQTSFVTTGYCYVKAVNRASAPYYGRGPIQLTTEDNYRQAGRALGLDLLRNPDLVSTDPVVAFKTAIWFWTTAPAPSTSCHAVMTGGWTPSAQDREAGLLPGYGMTTYILNGGTECNQTSAAAQDRVNNYYKKYCDILQVGYGDNTFCQNDELAQPPSSSLHPPPPGTPGEPSPPPPSRSVLIGVSSSISLLIIIGSLICFILWRRRKQAEIHEEAMEHGSEEGNLFDVDQAMEDDFEKGSGPKRFRYKDLVVATGNFCDENKLGQGGFGSVYRGFLNELNLQVAIKRVSKGSKQGRKEYASEVRVISRLRHKNLVQLIGWCHEGGNLLLVYELMPNGSLDGHLYGANNVVLPWSVRHEILLGLGSALLYLHQDWDQCVLHRDIKPSNIMLDASFKAKLGDFGLAKLVQHGRRSLTTDFAGTMGYMDPECMTTGKTNPESDVYSFGVVLLETACGRRPVVVAQREEDAVHLAQWVWDLYGKGRILDAVDERLGGEFDAQEMERVMIVGLWCSQLDFKMRPSIRQAVNVLRSEAPLPSLPALMPVAYYMPPAGTQSFTSSSVTTGSSGGTSTSSVVASARPPPSQH